TGGACTGTTGTGGTTAAGTGCTATACAAacccagaataaaaaaaaatatgcactcCAAGCCCAAAGAACCTTAAGTATTTCCAACTTCATAAAAGAGCTTTGATAGTTaatttacaaagtatttttttaaaaaaaacttttgagaAGAGTGGACTTGACTTAACTTCAGTTATAGTGAATTTCAGGTGGCAGCTGCATTTTTTCCCACCCTATCTATGTGATAAAAACCAAAAGGCAGTATTCTGATCTTTTGAAGTTTTAGAAGTTTTCAAAACTTTGACTTTCAAATCAGATCAAAGTTATGAATACGGCAAAACAATCCCAGCTAGAATGCTCATTGGGTGTTACCTtctaaatgtaataaaatagtTTATATCCCTTTTCTGTTACAATGATTTCACTAAATATCTGGCATTTGCAGCTGACATTGTACTAGTAAGGGATATTTACTCTGTTCTTTTCCGCAAATGGAAGTTTCCCATGAAACGATAAGGAACATTTCACAGAGTTGTGATGGAAACATTAATAATTCTGCATTGCCCATGCCTTGAATGTGTTTAAATATAGAGCATTTCAGCATATAAAGCAGTAACATAAGTGCTAATGTCTCAGCACCTTTTAGCATGCACTGCTGAATACACAAATGCACACATTTTGAAACCACACAGATGTGAAAATTTGCAATTCAGAACCTCAACTACTTCaataaaaagacagacagaaaatttcCTTTATGTCTAAAGGCAAAGTACCCCGATGCTGTTATTTTAGGAATGAAAATTAATGACCAATTTTTACAAAGGAAGTAGCTCTTTGCAGTTTAGAACGGATTGGTAAATGGATATGCAGAAAGGTCTTTATGGAATTAGACTAGTATGAGTCTGTGCACTTCAATCTGTTTTACACGTGTTCTCCAAGACCTCAACAACTAAAGCTAATGCTCCCTCAGTTCCTTTGAACTAATTAAGCTAGGTCATTCTATTAATAATGGGTTGCCCTTCCGTCTGCATTTATGGCACTTAGcaagtctgtgtgtgtgtggatgcTGATCCCATGAAGGAGAAAGCTTCTGTCAATGAATTAGATTAATCCATCAAGAGAATTAATGTGACTTGATTGCCATTGATATATCTGAAAAAGCTGGCATGCACAATGAGACAACTGCAGCTGTAGGAAGTAAGGAACAACACTCCAAACCACTGAGCAAGGCCCTGAGCCTGTAGTATTGAATAGAGGTTGCTGAGACGTCAAGACGTGCTGGTGATGGGCTGCTGATGTGATAAACGCAAAGGGTGCCACAAGATCTGAATGTTGCTCTCAACACTTAGCTTAACTCAGTTGGGTTGGTGTTTTGCCACAAATAGTTCTAATGCCTtctgtcatgtaaaaatatttcccaaaattatttttcagttcgCTTGCTTCCTTAAGGAGCATGAAAGAGCAGAGAcacttgaaaattaattaagaaaaactcTACAGTCACgcccccaaaataaaaaaatgacagcaCTTTGCACATGGCTTTGacagttttcttgttttgtcaATTCTTTCAGCAGCCACTTCATCTCCTTCAGTTCTCTTGCTGATGGAACACCATAGCCAAGGTTCCTAATGATTTGGAAGTTCCCATGTACTGAAAAAGTCGTCCCTTAAGCTGGTGATAATTAGCTGAGAGCAGAATGCAAAGATTCTTCTGTatcataaatattaaaatctaATGAAAAGTTGATAGCTGGGATAAAGGAAAAGGtttcaaatataaagaaaacaggttttcttcttGGCAGAGAGGAATGTGCATGTGGGCTTCTTTGTATTGTAGACATGACAATTACAATTTAGCATGaaaccaagttaaaaaaaatcacaagtagTTCCAGACTTTCAGTTATCAAGAATGAAGCACTAGAGATCTATCAATAGTACCCAACATTTTTGATTAATCATTTTCTTAGCTGCGCCAAGGGGAGAAAGACTTGGCTCATAGTCTCACACCTACAAAAAGACTATAATCAACTTGTTTTTCTCATACATATTGAGAAAGGCATGAAGTGACTCACGAGTCCCAGAGAAGTGTTCTTCAACCTCTCCATGcaccctctgccttcccaaCCACTGGCTGAGGATCCAAAGATTGGGCTTGGTGAACTGCCCAGGATCTTTGTAAGCACAGGAGTAGGGAACAAATTGTCCAGATGgtttattaaacaaacaaatgaaactaAGGGTCTATTCAATGAAGCTGTTAGTTTAAAAACAGGATATACTGAAGTCATTTAAGACTTTATGGATACAAATCTGTTTAGGTATTTCTCTGCAGTGTAACACTCATTTACAGATGAGGTTACTGTAATGCTTTTAGGCTTCAAAGGCATGCTTCATGGCACTCTTTTATGTGTTTCCTAACAATACATGGCAATATAGGCAGCCTGACACAGCCATAAAATAGCTATTTGGATGCACAATAGCAAATACATACTAGAACCAGtaaattttcaataaaatctgATAGCATGTGAATCACTCGGTGCAGCTTGCAAAGGGTTATTAAGCTCAGGTATAACTATTAGTTTGACTAGTTTGACTAATGATGCATACAGAATGTAATATGTGGAATTACCCAGCACTTCTTGGAAGAGCTGTTTTCATGAACAGTAGtacatgaggaagaaaaaaaaaagcaaaataaaataatgtccTGTGCAGCctatcttaaaatattttgaactgctatttcaaaatcaaatttccacaaataaagagaaaaatgtcattcattGTGACACTTTTTGCAAAGTCGGAAGGttaaaagaaagttattttgtAACAGAGCATAAAATAGGCATTTGAAAAATGATTTAGCTGgaaaaaacacaattttttccACATTAAGATAACTTAAGAACACCCAAATTGATTTTTATTAGACTTCTCATATTCACTTCTGAGCTGACACATGCATGAGATATTCAGCCCTAAAGGTCACTTCTGAGAAAGCTATAAGTAACTGGAAACAGCACTGCAGGATGAAATGATGTCTCATCACTAACTATTACTGCTGGAGAGTGATAAATATTTTACTCCTGAGGCTAAGAGCcagcttctgaaaataaatttccatttcGTAGCTCTAACCATAGCTGAAAGATGATGTGACAGAGCTGGTTTTCCcgattttaattttttgtttagaGGGCGGGACACACGGGCCTGGTTTTAGGAGACACCGTGCTGAGGGACGCTGGTGAGGCCTGTGGGCCTGCGCTGGAGGGAGCCCACCACGCACTTCTCTGCAGCCTGGAGCAGGTGCCGCAGGGAGAGCCCTGGCTCCTCTCACCCCACGGAGAGCAGCAGACACCCGCGGCAAGCCGAGCGAACCGGGCTGCTGGCCATGCCCAGCCCAGGtgccctcctcctccatgcCGCCCCTTCCCAAGCCGCTCAGCGCTTTTCTACAATGGCTGCTCAAATGCCTAATGCAAATGTTGCTGGTCACCCCGGCTGCTAACACCTCTATTCACCCTCCTCAGGCTTTGGTCACCCCATGCCTTATTctttcctgctccttttctttttggtgttGATATTAGTAACGAAGGTTTAGAtatgaaaaaaagcccaaaacgGAACGGGGAGGCCTTTGGggattttcagcttttcttcagagcTAAATGGCTGGCTCTGCTACCAATTTGGAAGAGGCAAGGCAGGGGGTGGCTGGCTGTGGCTCCCTATGGGGGCGCCTAAGCCTCTGCGGGCCTCCTCCGTTTCGGGCTGAGGCGGCCCGGGATCCTCCTCGCGCTGCTCCCACCTCAGCCCCCTCGGGCCGCCAGCCTCTACCCCGGGGTCAGGGCGCTCCTcggccccgccccgctgccgcaCCGTCACGTGCGCAGCGCGGCTGTCGCACCGCCCTTGCGCAGGCGCGGGGTGGACATGTCGGCCGCGGTGGAGCGGCGCCTCGCTCAATTCCGCGCCGCCCGCGGCAGCGCCGCCGACTCGCCCCGGTCCCCCGAGCCGCCAGGAAAGGCCGCGGCTCCAGAGGCCGCCGAGGAACAGCGGGCAGCCGCGGCgggcccgggcggcggcgcTGAGGTGAGCGCCGAGCTGGGCGGGGCGGGGCGTGTGGCGGCGAGTCGGTCCCTGACGCCACGTCCCGCTGCTGCCACCACAGGCCcgtcccggcggggcggcggcgccggtGTGGGCGCGTCCGCTGCTGCTGAAGGTGCTGCTGTGGGCGGTGCTGCTGGCGCTGTTCgcggagctggagctggggctgccctaCTTCGTCCTCTCCCTGCTCTACTGGATGTACGCCGGCACCCGCGGCCCCgccgagcggcggcggggcgagcTGAGCGCCTACTCCGTCTTCAACCCCGGCTGCGCCGCCATCGCCGGGACGCTGACAGCCGAGCAGCTGGAGCGGGAGCTGCATTACCGGCCCGCCGCCGGGAGGTAGCGATCGGCCCGGCGCGTGGGGAGCGCCTGGGCTGGCGGGAACAGCCGCTTTGCGGGGGCGGCCCCCGCTACCTCCGCCCCGCCGCACCACGGACTCGAggaagggctgggggaggaggaaaagggggggCATTTTTATGCAAAACTCCACTTGCGCCTTACTCCTAGCCCGCTTTGCCCAGGCGCGGTCCGGTCCCGAATAAAGCCGTAGCAAAGCGTGCGCTCTGGTCTTGTTCCCTGGGAGTCCGGGCCCGGGCAGCTGGCAGCAAACCCCCGGGCAGCTGGAGCGGCACCGAGAGGCACGGCCGTTGTCACAGCTCCAGCTGTCACCTTGTCAGCTGGTGAATTTCAGCTCCTGCTGACCTTTGCCACTGATAGGAGGAAGGCTGGTGTTTGACGACACCTTTAGTAGAAAGGCcaactgcttttcttcccagcACTGGCTAGAatcctttttctgaagaaaagacatGAGGCACTATCACTATACCTAAAAtaggctgctgcttctgtttgccCTCTAACACAAATACCTGATTGTGATGCAAGGTCTTTGTTCACTTCATAGTAcagttttcattatttgcaGTGTAAGCAAAGAAGATTTGTTGTTATTCCTGGCAGGtacaatgtttttcttaaccaccattttgaaaaaaaaagttgagggTGAAATGCAAGAGGCCCTCACATGGACAGGGATTTGCCCTGTTGTTGGATTCAGTCCTTTtaccacagcacagctgctgatGCTTCTCACCCTCATCCCCCAGACTGTCAGGTGTACTTCTTGTATGATCCACCAGCAGTTTTAATATGTAGATCATTGCATTAAAACAAATCATTAAGTCATAGTGAAGAGCAGCTGGTAGAACTTGTGCCTCTGAGGACCGAGTTGAGAAGAAAAGTCACAAATTGGTCTTTCAAATGCTGTTTCATTAAGCCTTTTCTAGTTGAACAGTTCCATACAGTGTTCAGGCTTGACTTACCAGAAGTTTTATTGGTTGGGGAAACAAAAGGAAGTGGTGTTTTGAACTGAATTGGACTGGAAAGAGAATAATAGATTAAAGCACAGGTAATATGTTTAACACTACTAAGCATCTCTCAGTAGCTCTCCACAGCGCTCTCTTAGCTTCTACATTGGTCTGCTCTTTAAAGCTGagcacagaattattttatttgcacatATTCCACCatcctctggaaaaaaacctcagagtTCTCACTATTCTTACTAATTCTTTCTGACTCTATACAGAAAACACGctgcattttgattttgattAACATAGCCTTTGCAGGTTCAAAGGCCTCTTTGTAGTGGACGTAGAGTTCCAAACATAAAGCTTTGTTTCCTTGGAAGAACCATGAACTGTGAGTCTTTccattcttaaaaaatattctaattacAGAGTATGAAGTAGTCAGGTGATACTTAAAGTAAATACACCAGTAAGTGACAGAATTTTGTGAGTTGAACCTTTATTCACaaggataaaaataaacatcagcATAGCGTTTATGGGGAGCTGAGAATCTGACATCTTGTACAGTTTGATTCTgtgggggtgtttttttaaaacaaggaaatacATGCATATTAAATATAAGGTTACATCCATGAAATTATAAAACTTTATAGCAGCAATGCTGGAAATAAAGTGTTAATTTGTTATAAACTCTAGTTACTTTATGTCCAAGTGAATTTATAGACTCTTCTATTTAATGCTTCATGAAACAAGTTACCACAATAAGTGAGCATGAACCTGAAAggcacaagaaataaaaattcacacAGTTCATCTGTTGCAGTGCTTTGTGTTGGTTTGCTTATTTCATGCTACTCAAATAAATGCACATTAAATTCTGAAACAGAGATGGCATGAATAATAACAAAGGCTTGTAAAAGGTTTTACTGAAGTAGATGAAGTATGATAGAGAAATTGGTGTTTAGGCCTTGCTGAAAGCATTTCTCACAATACATGACTACTGTAATTCTGCTTTGGTGGCAGTTACTTCCACTGAGTTGTTCCCTCAGTACTTGGAGGAGATTTAAAAAGGTTTGAAGAAGTGAGAGCTTAAtcagagagggggaaagaaaattcCACCACAACCCTCTGCTTGGCTAAGATCTCACTTtgtcatcttatttttctctggtaTTCTAACAAGGCAGAAGTTACCCAGGTAAGTTTGACATCTGGTGCTGGAGCTACTCTTGTGGGCCCAGAGCCCTCAGCTTTTAAGTGACTAGGAGGGGCAAGAGGAGCCTAATAACTCAAAAGCATGTCAAACTGTTGAAAGAATCTTGTGACAGCAGCTAAGTACAGGTTTGTTACCACACGTAAATACTTTCTATTCCTATGTCTGTCCTCTTTCGTTTGTTACATACACTTTTTCCAGCATAATAGTGTGTTAAAACACTTCTGTAACTTCCTATTGTCATAGCAAAACTATCAAAACTGTTTGCTAACAGCTGTGCAAGtagcagaaacttttttttcctcaggtttGCATACAACTAAGCAGGGCCCTGGAAAACTAGCACCCACTCCTGAATATTCATGAGTGAAATTATTCCCTCTGATGTGTATTATCATACAGCTGTAAATTTCATCTGCCATCATGCTGCCTTTTCACCCACCAGTGACTAACTTTATCAGTCCTTTCTTATTCGAACCACTTAAGGGTAGATGTTAAATAGAAATATCAAACATACTCTCTACGTACAGGAAGCTAATTAATTAAATTGCAGGACCACAGTTAACATACGCATGTAGTAGGCAGGTGTTGTATTGATGGTCACACCAT
This region of Nyctibius grandis isolate bNycGra1 chromosome 1, bNycGra1.pri, whole genome shotgun sequence genomic DNA includes:
- the SAYSD1 gene encoding SAYSvFN domain-containing protein 1 is translated as MSAAVERRLAQFRAARGSAADSPRSPEPPGKAAAPEAAEEQRAAAAGPGGGAEARPGGAAAPVWARPLLLKVLLWAVLLALFAELELGLPYFVLSLLYWMYAGTRGPAERRRGELSAYSVFNPGCAAIAGTLTAEQLERELHYRPAAGR